A genomic segment from Osmerus mordax isolate fOsmMor3 chromosome 5, fOsmMor3.pri, whole genome shotgun sequence encodes:
- the slc17a5 gene encoding sialin, with protein sequence MEQYATDTETDDQEEPLLHRGEDEHIERAPACGSSRYGLALLSSYGFFVAYALRVNLSVAMVDMLNNTDASGNTSSSVCPAHSSPERPQHNHKASVYDWDSETQGWILGSFFYGYILTQVPGGYLARKYGAKWLLGLGILGTVIFTLLTPVAADLGAGYLIAVRVLEGIGEGVTFPAMHAMWSSWAPPMERSRLLTISYTGAQLGTVIALPLSGEICFYLDWTYVFYVFGAVGLVWFVLWVLLVSNTPSTHPRISEQEKRYIISSLRNELSPTVDHIPWGSILTSMPLWAIVVAHFSYNWTFYTLLTLLPTYMSNILGFSIQQNGALSALPYIGCGVLALLGGQMADRLRENCLFSTVAVRKAFTIVGMLGPAVFLVAAGYTDCNYILAVAFLSVSSALGGFSASGFNINHLDIAPSYAGILLGITNSFATIPGMVGPVIARALTKNNTIEEWQTVFYISACINLFGAAFYTVFGRGEVQPWAV encoded by the exons ATGGAGCAGTATGCAACGGACACAGAGACCGATGATCAAGAAGAACCATTGTTGCACCGCGGTGAAGATGAACACATAGAGAGAG ccccagcatgtgGGTCATCCCGCTATGGCCTGGCCCTTCTTTCCAGTTATGGCTTTTTCGTGGCCTATGCCCTTCGGGTCAACCTCAGCGTTGCAATGGTGGACATGCTTAACAATACTGACGCCAGTGGCAACACCAGCTCCTCTGTGTGCCCTGCACACTCTAGCCCCGAACGGCCACAACATAACCACAAA GCTAGTGTGTATGACTGGGACTCTGAGACCCAGGGCTGGATCCTGGGATCCTTCTTCTATGGTTACATCCTGACCCAGGTCCCTGGAGGCTACCTGGCACGCAAGTACGGGGCCAAGTGGCTCCTGGGCCTTGGAATCCTGGGAACTGTAAtcttcaccctcctcaccccagtGGCTGCTGACCTGGGCGCTGGCTACCTTATCGCTGTGAGGGTATTGGAAGGAATCGGAGAG GGAGTGACATTTCCTGCAATGCATGCCATGTGGTCTTCTTGGGCCCCACCAATGGAAAGGAGCCGGCTGCTCACCATTTCATACACTG GTGCTCAGCTAGGCACAGTTATCGCCCTTCCCCTCTCTGGAGAGATCTGCTTCTACCTGGACTGGACCTATGTCTTCTATGTGTTTG gtgccGTCGGGCTGGTGTGGTTCGTCCTTTGGGTGCTCCTCGTCAGTAAcacccccagcacacacccGCGTATCTCTGAACAGGAGAAACGCTACatcatctcctctctcaggaACGAG CTGTCTCCGACGGTGGATCACATCCCCTGGGGCTCCATCCTGACCTCCATGCCTCTGTGGGCCATCGTGGTGGCTCACTTCTCCTACAACTGGACCTTCTACACGCTGCTCACCCTCCTGCCCACCTACATGAGCAACATTCTGGGCTTCAGCATCCAGCAG AACGGTGCCCTGTCGGCCCTGCCTTACATTGGCTGTGGCGTGCTGGCCCTGCTGGGGGGCCAGATGGCAGACCGCCTGAGGGAGAACTGTCTGTTCTCCACCGTCGCCGTCAGGAAGGCCTTCACTATCGTAG GTATGTTAGGTCCAGCTGTGTTTTTGGTGGCTGCTGGGTACACAGACTGTAACTACATCTTGGCCGtggcctttctctctgtctcgtccGCCCTGGGGGGATTCTCTGCCTCTGGGTTCAACATCAACCACCTCGACATCGCCCCCTC ATATGCTGGCATTTTGTTGGGCATCACCAACTCTTTTGCCACGATACCTGGTATGGTTGGACCAGTCATAGCCAGAGCACTGACCAAAAAT AATACTATTGAGGAGTGGCAGACCGTGTTCTACATCTCTGCCTGCATCAACCTGTTTGGCGCAGCCTTCTACACCGTGTTTGGCCGAGGCGAGGTGCAGCCTTGGGCTGTCTAG
- the eef1a1a gene encoding elongation factor 1-alpha 1a has product MGKEKVHINIVVIGHVDSGKSTTTGHLIYKCGGIDKRTIEKFEKEAAEMGKGSFKYAWVLDKLKAERERGITIDISLWKFETSKYYVTIIDAPGHRDFIKNMITGTSQADCAVLIVAAGVGEFEAGISKNGQTREHALLAYTLGVKQLIVGVNKMDSTEPNYSQKRYEEIVKEVSTYIKKIGYNPDTVAFVPISGWNGDNMLEASPNMTWFKGWKITRKDGNASGTTLLEALDAIQPPSRPTDKPLRLPLQDVYKIGGIGTVPVGRVETGILKPGVIVTFAPVNVTTEVKSVEMHHEALTEAMPGDNVGFNVKNVSVKDIRRGNVAGDSKNDPPQEAAIFTAQVIILNHPGQISAGYAPVLDCHTAHIACKFAELKEKIDRRSGKKLEDNPKALKSGDAAIVDMIPGKPMCVESFSDYPPLGRFAVRDMRQTVAVGVIKAVEKKAATTGKVTKSAQKAQKSK; this is encoded by the exons ATGGGCAAGGAGAAGGTCCACATCAACATTGTGGTAATTGGCCATGTGGACTCAGGCAAGTCCACCACCACTGGCCACCTCATCTACAAGTGTGGAGGCATCGACAAGAGGACCATTGAGAAGTTTGAGAAGGAGGCTGCTGAG ATGGGGAAGGGCTCCTTTAAATATGCTTGGGTTCTGGataagctgaaagctgaaagggAGCGTGGCATCACCATTGACATCTCCCTGTGGAAGTTTGAGACCAGCAAGTACTACGTCACCATCATTGATGCCCCTGGACACAGGGACTTTATCAAGAACATGATCACTGGAACCTCCCAG GCTGACTGCGCCGTGCTGATCGTAGCCGCTGGTGTGGGAGAGTTTGAGGCGGGCATCTCCAAGAACGGCCAGACCCGTGAGCACGCCCTCCTGGCCTACACTCTAGGGGTCAAGCAGCTCATCGTGGGTGTCAACAAGATGGACTCCACCGAGCCCAACTACAGCCAGAAGCGCTACGAGGAGATCGTCAAGGAAGTCAGCACCTACATCAAGAAGATCGGCTACAACCCAGACACGGTGGCCTTCGTGCCCATCTCAGGCTGGAACGGAGATAACATGCTGGAGGCCAGCCCTAAT ATGACATGGTTTAAGGGCTGGAAGATAACAAGGAAAGATGGGAATGCGTCTGGGACCACCCTGTTGGAAGCCCTTGATGCCATTCAGCCTCCGTCCCGCCCCACGGACAAGCCCCTCCGCTTGCCGCTGCAGGATGTCTACAAGATCGGAG gtaTTGGCACAGTGCCTGTGGGTCGGGTGGAGACTGGCATCCTGAAGCCTGGAGTGATTGTGACCTTTGCCCCGGTCAATGTGACCACTGAGGTCAAGTCAGTGGAGATGCACCATGAGGCCCTGACTGAGGCCATGCCTGGAGACAACGTGGGTTTCAACGTTAAGAATGTGTCCGTCAAAGACATTCGCCGTGGCAACGTGGCTGGTGACAGCAAGAACGACCCACCACAGGAGGCTGCCATCTTCACTGCTCAG GTGATCATCCTCAACCACCCAGGCCAGATCAGCGCTGGCTATGCCCCCGTGCTGGACTGCCACACCGCCCACATCGCCTGCAAGTTCGCGGAGCTCAAGGAGAAGATCGACCGCCGCTCGGGGAAGAAGCTGGAGGACAACCCTAAGGCCCTTAAGTCCGGGGACGCCGCCATCGTGGACATGATCCCGGGGAAGCCCATGTGTGTCGAGAGCTTCTCCGATTACCCTCCACTGG GTCGCTTTGCAGTGCGTGACATGCGCCAGACCGTGGCAGTGGGGGTGATCAAGGCTGTGGAGAAGAAGGCTGCCACCACAGGCAAGGTCACCAAGTCCGCCCAGAAGGCCCAGAAGAGCAAATGA
- the cgasa gene encoding cyclic GMP-AMP synthase, producing the protein MTEGITPVAQVMSADKIRKTTRVAKCAGDCDAEVPSAILRSTLDKLKIKMADKSESSRKVNDIVNHIMDHMKTNTECFREVKDLRTGSYYENLKISNPDEFDVMLTVPVTRVAVKKFGDDGAFYSAALKRGKHPLNRFMHEDDTISAFDMLKEFRKEVKACVKSIKDVGVEKKKKGCPAVTLQITGTKTAISLDVVLSLEVQTSWPLFTNGGFRIEGWLGTKVKLNYKQKEPYYLVPKYEGKGTVEREGIVAKDAWRISFSHVEKSILKNHGSQKTCCEAGGTRCCRKDCLKLLKHLLSLLKEKQPSLSKFCSYHAKTTLLHACCTRTKDSEWEASTLSHCFQLLLEDFERHLKDRNLPNFFIPTQNLLTGTDRKSCEMLARCISEERNNGFPIFHV; encoded by the exons ATGACTGAAGGGATAACTCCGGTGGCACAAGTAATGAGCGCGGATAAGATCAGAAAGACAACCCGTGTTGCCAAATGTGCAGGAGACTGCGATGCCGAAGTTCCTAGCGCAATACTTCGTTCGACCCTTGACAAACTGAAGATCAAGATGGCAGATAAATCCGAGAGCTCACGTAAAGTCAATGACATTGTAAATCACATCATGGATCATATGAAAACAAATACGGAATGTTTCAGAGAAGTAAAAGACCTGCGTACTGGAAGTTACTATGAGAATTTGAAG ATCTCCAATCCCGACGAATTTGACGTGATGCTGACGGTTCCAGTCACACGGGTAGCTGTTAAAAAGTTTGGAGATGATGGAGCATTTTATAGCGCGGCATTGAAACGCGGGAAGCACCCACTGAATCGATTTATGCATGAAGACGATACAATTTCAGCCTTTGACATGCTGAAAGAGTTCAGAAAGGAGGTTAAGGCGTgtgtgaaatcaatcaagg ACGTGGGtgtagaaaagaagaaaaagggtTGCCCGGCCGTGACTTTACAGATAACGGGGACGAAAACGGCTATATCCCTCGACGTTGTTTTAAGTCTTGAAGTCCAGACTAGCTGGCCTTTATTCACCAATGGCGGCTTCCGTATTGAGGGATGGCTCGGGACCAAAGTAAAACTAAATTACAAACAAAAGGAACCTTACTATCTTGTTCCCAAGTATGAGGGAAAAGGCACCGTGGAACGAGAGGGCATCGTTGCCAAAG ATGCGTGGCGCATTTCCTTTTCACACGTGGAGAAATCCATCCTGAAGAACCATGGATCCCAGAAGACCTGCTGCGAGGCGGGAGGGACTCGCTGCTGCAG AAAAGATTGTCTGAAACTGCTGAAGCACCTGTTGAGCCTCTTGAAAGAGAAACAGCCTTCACTGTCCAAGTTCTGCTCCTACCACGCCAAGACCACTCTCCTCCACGCCTGCTGCACCAGGACCAAGGACAGCGAGTGGGAGGCCAGCACCTTGAGTCACTGCTTCCAGTTGTTGTTGGAAGACTTCGAGCGCCATCTgaaggacagaaacctccccaACTTCTTTATCCCCACCCAGAACCTGCTAACTGGTACCGACCGCAAGAGCTGTGAAATGCTGGCCCGGTGTATTTCTGAGGAACGCAATAACGGCTTCCCAATCTTCCACGTGTGA